The window GGGCAGCGTCCTCCTGGGGGGCTCCGGGACCGTGGCCAACGAGAAGGAGGCGATGCAGGACCTCAACGACCGCCTGGCCACGTACCTGGAGCAGGTGCGGAGACTGGAGCGGGAGAACCGGCGCCTGGAGACCCAAATCCGGGAGTTTATGGCCCAAAAGGGACCCAGCGCCCACGACTGGAGCCCCCAGTGGGAGCTGATAGAGGAGCTACGGGACAAGGTGGGCGCGCGGGGGGGGTTGGGGTTAAACATTaactggggagggagagggaaagagcTGAACTTTGTATCTGTGGGAGGTCTGTACGTCCCTGGGAGGGCGTAGGGGGGCTTGGGGAGGTCTGTAAGTCCCGTGGGTGGGGGgctggtgggggggggggttctcCCCACGAGGGGAGCGAAGGGACGTGACCAAGGCCACCGCGGTGGGGCAGTGTCGAAGGAGTCCCCCCCTCCATTCTTACTCCGATTTTTGGGTAAATTAgacccccccgtgtccccaaagcccctccTGGAGCCTCCTCAAGGTGACCGGCACCCctcccccccacacacacacctaggcccccccccgccccaccCCCACCCTGGGCTATCGCATTTTTTCCGGGGCGAGGCCCTGCAGGGAAGGGGGGCCGGGGAAGTCACCCTGCCACGGCGACGGTGAcacgtgtccctgtgtccctgcgtCCCTGtgagtgtccctgtgtctgcGTGTCCATGTGTCCCACTCACCTGTACCCCCCATATCCATGTGGTCACCTGTGTCTGTGTCTccgtgtctgtgtgtgtccaCCCGTGTCCCCTCATGTCCGTGTGTCCCTCCACACGTCCCCCATCCGTGCACCCCCATGTCCAcgtgtgtccccctgtctgtgtCTCCCCATGCCCCCCCCATGAGTCCCCATTTCCCCATGTCCACTTGTGTCCGTGTCCCCATGCCCATGCGTCCATCTGTCCCTGCATGTccgtgtgtccccatgtccgtGTGCCCCCTGTATCCACGGGTGTCCTCATGTCCCCATCCCAGATCCTGGAGAGCACAGTGGAGAATGCACGCACTGTGCTGCAGATTGACAACGCTCGTCTGGCGGCCGATGACTTCCGGGTCAAGTGAGGGAGggatactggggatactgggaatactgggagtAAATGAAGGTGGGAACATGGTAGGAGTGACATGGGAATGAGGATGGAGTGAGAATGGGGATGGAAATGGGGGTGGGAATATGATGGAAAAGAGGGTGGAGATGGGGTGGAAAtaggggtgggaatggggatggggtggAAATGGAGTTGGAAACAAGGTGGGAATGGAGATGGGAATAGGGGTGGGATTGGGTAGGAATGGGGATGAAGATGGAGGGGGGATGAGGGTGAGGATGGGGGTGTgaatgaggatgaggatggggacgAGATGGGGATGAAGACAAGGACAAGGATGGAAACagggggatgggaatggggataaGGATGGTGAGGGAGATGGGATGGAGACCAGCATGGAAacaggagtgggaatgggaataggGTGGAAATGGATGGAGAtgtggatggggatggggactaGGGAGAGAACAGGTGGCAATGggagtgaggatgaggatgggatggggactGAATGGGGATGGGTGGGAAGGAGGTGGGTACAGGGATTGGAATGGGGTGGAGATGGGACAGGGAGTGCACAAGGACAAGGATGGAAATAGGAGTGGTAATGGAGACTGGAtgtggacagggacagggatgggctgAGGATGGAAATCAGGATGAGGACAAGGTCAAAGATGGAAATAGGAGtaggaatggggatgggaaactggatggggacagggaaaagaacagggatggggacagctgtAGGTTAGAGTTGGGATGAGACAGGAATGGGAACATGGATggagacagggatgggacagaaCTGGAGATGAGGATGAGGAATAGGATGAGacaggaatgggaacgggaatagGGGATAAAAATGGGGATGAAGACAAGGAGAAGAATGagaatgggaacaggaacaaAGATAGGATGAGTGGAGGTGGCAGAGGAGATGAGACGGATAAGAACATGGATGGAGACAGTGATGGGATGAGGTCAGGTGGGGCTGGAGATGGAAATGAGGTGAGGGTGGGACAAGGAGATGGGATGGAATTGAAAATAGAGATGAGGACAAggatgggaagggaaatggagaaggaaatgaggatgatgggaatgggatggggatgggacagggatggggagaagggTGTGTTGGGGATGGAAACGGGGCTGAGGATGATGGGGATTGAAcgaggatgaggaaaaggctgtgtTGGGTTGgggatggaaatggggctgATGATGGGGGTGGGGGACAAGGATACATCAGGGACAGAAACAAGGACAAGGACAAAGTAAAGAACGGGCACAAGGCTGGCTCAGCTCCGTGTCCCACCCTGGCTCTCCATTCCTGCGGCGTGTCCAGGTTCGAGGCAGAGCTGGCCATCCGCCTGTCGGTGGACAGCGACATCGCCGGGCTGCGCAAGGTCCTGGACGACACCAACATGACGCGGCTGCAGCTCGAGGGGGACATCGAGGCCCTGCGTGaggagctgatcctgctgcGCAAGGACCATGACCTGGTGGGTCCAGAGGACTTGGGGGGCTCgggaggggctgtgggaccCCAAACTGACCCATGCTGCCTCCAGGAAGTGCAGGACCTGCGGGTGCAGGCCTCGCAGTCAGCGCTGACGGTGGAGGTGGACGCTCCGCAGTCACAGGATTTAGGGAAGGTCCTGGGAGAGCTGCGGGCTCAGTATGATGCCCTGGCCCAGAAAAATCTGGAGGATCTGGAGAAGCAGTGGGGGCAGCAGGTAAGGAACCCTAAAAAacctcaaatcccacccaaaaccagccccGAAACGATCCTGGGGGAGCAGTGGATCCAGGACAATGGTCCTGGAGGACCTGAAGAAGCAGAGGGGGTGAGAGTTGGAGACCCCAAAGCCCTACCAGTCCACATCCAAGGGTCCCCATAGGGGTGTCCCCAATGAGGGGCCACTGGGGGGGGTCCCAAAAAAGGGGAAACCCCTTTtggggggtgtccccagggtagCATGGGAGGTCCCCAAAGAAGCCCCACAAAGCCAGGGGGAAGAGGGGTGGCACACCCAGGAGGGGCCTGGGTGGACACTCGTGACATTTTTAGGGGGAGTCCTGGGGTGAACTGCTCCAGGAGGTTCCTGGTCCAGCCTTGGGGACACTTTTGGGATGGCCTCTGTCCAAGGTGCAAGTTTGGAGCCCCTCCTAGGGCACCCACACAATGTGGGATCCCCATTAGGGTCCCATGCCTGAGTCTGGCTCTTCTTGGGATGGTCTCACTCCCCCACCTCCCCTCCAGGACTTGGGGTGCTCCTGATGGGTGGCACCAAGGCTGCTGCCCCCTAGACCCCAAGGTTGTCCCCaggcccccccagacccctcctttccctcccagaTCACAGAGACCACCCTGGAGGTGACGCAGAGCACGAAGGACCTGGACGTGGCACGAGGCACTGTTGGGGCCCTGCGTCGCTCACTGCAAACCCTCGAGATTGACCTTGAGGCCCTGCGCAACCAGGTACCACAAAATTCTCCaaactccccaaaaaaaccccaacccgccccccaaatccctcaatTCACAGCCTCACATTCCCAATTCCCCCTCCAAAAAACCTAGCTCCCCTTAATCCATGGCTCCagagccccaaaacccctccaacCCCCAAGCCATAACTCCAGCCACACAAAGGCCATTTTTGAAGTCTTGACCCCCTCcaccaaccccaaaccctctgaATTCCCCAGAACTcggggctggaggtggcactgcctGAGCCTGAGGCTCAGGGTATGGTGAACCCCCATAAGACGCCCTAATCCTCCCCTGATCCCCCCCAGAACACAGGTTTGGGGTCTGCATCAACCAATGCTCAGGGTAaacccccaggatttggggtgaacCCCTGCAAAACCCCTACATTCCCCTGAATGTGGGTCTGGAGTCACTGGCTGAGCCCAAGGTGACTCACCCCCCCATTTTCTTGGTGCAGATCCTCCAATCCCCCCATTTTAGGGGTTCTGgctgccccaaaaccccctaaTTCCCCCACGAACACCCCATAACACAGATTTAGAGGCTGCCATGGTCGAGGCTGAGGCTCAGATCAAAGTCAACTCCCCCAAAA of the Molothrus aeneus isolate 106 chromosome 30, BPBGC_Maene_1.0, whole genome shotgun sequence genome contains:
- the KRT18 gene encoding keratin, type I cytoskeletal 18 — its product is MSFSRRTVYSSSVRSGGIGTLGTPGIAPGRRFAPLGSAASVYAGAGGAGSRISVTRTLSSAGGAFGAGYGAGLGGSVLLGGSGTVANEKEAMQDLNDRLATYLEQVRRLERENRRLETQIREFMAQKGPSAHDWSPQWELIEELRDKILESTVENARTVLQIDNARLAADDFRVKFEAELAIRLSVDSDIAGLRKVLDDTNMTRLQLEGDIEALREELILLRKDHDLEVQDLRVQASQSALTVEVDAPQSQDLGKVLGELRAQYDALAQKNLEDLEKQWGQQITETTLEVTQSTKDLDVARGTVGALRRSLQTLEIDLEALRNQNAGLEAALAEAEARAGAHLAQVQLQVSAAEAELRDVRAQLQRQNEQHRELLGLKDRLEAEIATYRQLLEGDDGFSLRDALDKETTATTAGTGPTKRVITETREVKVRTY